Proteins encoded by one window of Vitis vinifera cultivar Pinot Noir 40024 chromosome 10, ASM3070453v1:
- the LOC132254545 gene encoding G-type lectin S-receptor-like serine/threonine-protein kinase At1g11410 — protein MFTMVNASFLQRVTVDHEGYLQRNMWQEREGKWFSFYTAPRDRCDRYGLCGPNSNCDDSQAEFECTCLAGFEPKSPRDWFLKDGSAGCLRKEGAKVCGNGEGFVKVGRAKPPDTSVARVNMNISVEACREECLKECSCSGYAAANVSGSGSGCLSWHGDLVDTRVFPEGGQDLYVRVDAITLAENQKQSKGFLAKKGMMAVLVVGATVIMVLLVSTFWFLRKKMKGRGRQNKMLYNSRPGATWWQDSPGAKERDESTTNSELQFFDLNTIVAATNNFSSENELGRGGFGSVYKGQLYNGQEIAVKKLSKDSGQGKEEFKNEATLIAKLQHVNLVRLLGCCITEEEKMLVYEYLPNKSLDSFIFDETKRSLLDWRKRFEIIVGIARAILYLHEDSRLRIIHRDLKASNVLLDAEMLPKISDFGLARIFRGNQMEENTNRVVGTYGYMSPEYAMEGLFSTKSDVYSFGVLLLEIITGRKNSTHYRDNPSMNLVGNVWNLWEEDKALDIIDSSLEKSYPIDEVLRCIQIGLLCVQESAIDRPTMLTIIFMLGNNSALPFPKRPTFISKTTHKGEDLSSSGERLLSVNNVTLTLLQPR, from the exons ATGTTTACTATGGTCAACGCGTCGTTTCTCCAGCGGGTGACGGTGGACCACGAGGGATATCTCCAGCGGAACATGTGGCAGGAAAGGGAAGGCAAATGGTTCAGCTTCTACACAGCCCCAAGGGACAGGTGCGACAGGTACGGCCTGTGCGGACCCAACAGCAACTGCGACGACAGCCAGGCCGAGTTTGAGTGCACGTGCCTGGCGGGGTTCGAGCCCAAGTCGCCACGTGACTGGTTCTTGAAAGACGGCTCAGCAGGATGTCTGAGGAAGGAAGGAGCGAAGGTGTGCGGGAACGGGGAAGGGTTTGTGAAGGTGGGACGTGCGAAGCCTCCAGATACATCGGTGGCACGTGTGAACATGAACATCAGCGTGGAAGCGTGTAGAGAGGAGTGCCTGAAGGAGTGTTCTTGCAGTGGATACGCGGCTGCAAATGTGAGTGGAAGTGGGAGTGGGTGCTTGTCTTGGCATGGGGATTTGGTGGATACAAGAGTGTTTCCTGAAGGGGGCCAAGATTTATATGTGCGTGTGGATGCCATCACTCTAG cTGAAAATCAAAAGCAGTCAAAAGGTTTCCTTGCGAAAAAGGGGATGATGGCAGTTTTGGTGGTGGGGGCTACCGTGATTATGGTTCTGTTGGTCTCCACATTTTGGTTCttaaggaagaagatgaaag GGAGAGGAAGACAAAACAAAATGTTGTATAATTCGAGACCTGGCGCTACATGGTGGCAAGACTCTCCAGGAGCTAAGGAGCGTGATGAAAGTACAACCAATTCTGAATTACAATTCTTTGATCTGAACACCATAGTTGCAGCCACAAATAATTTCTCTTCTGAGAATGAACTTGGACGTGGTGGTTTTGGCTCAGTTTATAAG GGTCAACTATATAATGGACAAGAAATAGCTgtgaaaaaattatcaaaggaTTCAGGACAAGGAAAAGAAGAATTTAAGAATGAAGCTACGCTTATTGCAAAACTCCAGCACGTGAATCTTGTGAGGCTTTTGGGTTGTTGCATTACAGAAGAAGAGAAGATGTTAGTCTATGAGTACTTGCCAAACAAAAGTTTAGACTCTTTCATTTTTG ATGAAACAAAGAGGTCATTGTTAGATTGGAGGAAACGCTTTGAAATTATTGTCGGAATTGCTCGAGCAATCTTATATCTTCATGAGGACTCTAGATTACGAATCATACACAGAGATCTAAAAGCAAGCAATGTTCTACTAGATGCCGAAATGCTTCCaaaaatttcagattttggcTTGGCTAGAATATTTCGAGGAAAtcaaatggaagaaaacacAAATCGAGTAGTTGGAACATA TGGTTACATGTCACCTGAGTATGCGATGGAAGggttattttcaacaaaatccGATGTTTATAGCTTCGGAGTTTTGTTGTTAGAGATTATTACTGGGAGAAAAAATAGCACTCATTATCGGGACAACCCATCCATGAACTTAGTTGGAAAT GTTTGGAACCTATGGGAAGAAGATAAAGCCTTGGATATAATTGATTCATCACTAGAAAAGTCATACCCTATAGATGAAGTATTGAGATGCATCCAAATTGGGCTCTTATGTGTGCAAGAATCTGCAATCGATCGACCTACCATGTTgacaattattttcatgttgggTAACAACTCTGCTCTTCCTTTTCCTAAACGGCCTacatttatttcaaaaacaacTCACAAGGGTGAAGATTTATCATCCTCTGGTGAACGACTTTTATCTGTAAATAATGTGACCTTGACTTTGCTTCAACCTCGTTAA
- the LOC132254547 gene encoding G-type lectin S-receptor-like serine/threonine-protein kinase At1g11410 — MKSHMHPVKMFLQYLLLFLMLPLCSSTNTITPNQPFRDGDLLVSKQSRFALGFFSPRNSTLRYIGVWYNTIREQTVVWVLNRDHPINDSSGVLSINTSGNLLLHRGNTHVWSTNVSISSVNPTVAQLLDTGNLVLIHNGDKRVVWQGFDYPTDNWIPHMKFGLNRRTGFNVFLTSWKSPTDPGTGKYSYRINASGSPQIFLYQGSEPLWRTGNWNGLRWSGLPAMM, encoded by the coding sequence ATGAAGTCACATATGCATCCTGTAAAGATGTTTCTTCAGTACTTGCTTCTATTCCTTATGCTCCCACTTTGCAGCTCCACTAACACCATAACTCCCAACCAACCCTTCAGAGATGGTGACCTTCTAGTCTCTAAACAGTCCAGGTTCGCTCTTGGCTTCTTCAGTCCACGGAATTCTACACTCCGATATATTGGAGTTTGGTACAACACAATTCGTGAACAAACCGTTGTATGGGTTCTTAACAGAGACCATCCTATCAACGATAGCTCCGGAGTCCTCTCCATCAACACTTCTGGAAACCTCCTTCTGCACCGCGGAAACACTCATGTATGGTCCACAAACGTTTCCATCTCATCAGTGAACCCTACTGTGGCTCAGCTCTTAGATACAGGAAACCTAGTCTTGATCCATAACGGTGACAAGAGGGTTGTGTGGCAAGGCTTTGATTATCCCACAGATAATTGGATTCCCCACATGAAATTCGGACTGAATCGGAGAACCGGTTTCAACGTGTTCCTAACTTCTTGGAAGTCCCCAACCGACCCAGGAACAGGGAAATACTCGTATAGGATTAACGCCAGTGGGTCTCCACAAATATTTTTGTACCAGGGTTCAGAGCCGCTATGGAGAACCGGTAACTGGAACGGGCTCCGGTGGAGCGGTCTGCCGGCGATGATGTAA
- the LOC132254475 gene encoding uncharacterized protein LOC132254475, whose translation MPPRRAASSQNSQANDDVPPVEGLPPVSAEGIYRYLGTLAGLVERQARAVGTNVQGQSSSSRGSSFDDFKKLGPPYFSGAIDPTEAEAWILKMEKFFGVIDCSEEQKASYAAFMLDKEADYWWRMTRRLLEDQGPITWRQFREAFYKKYFPDSVKRQKVGEFIRLEQGDMTVAQYEAKFTELSRFSPQLIAT comes from the coding sequence ATGCCACCAAGAAGAGCAGCTTCTTCACAAAACAGTCAGGCTAATGATGATGTACCTCCAGTTGAGGGTTTGCCTCCCGTGAGTGCAGAAGGGATCTATAGGTATCTTGGGACACTAGCTGGTTTAGTTGAACGCCAAGCTCGAGCTGTTGGGACTAATGTTCAAGGACAGTCTTCATCTTCTAGGGGTAGCTCTTTTGATGACTTCAAGAAATTGGGTCCTCCTTATTTTTCTGGTGCTATAGATCCCACAGAGGCAGAGGCTTGGATCcttaagatggagaaattctttggtgtcatagattgctctgaggagcaaaaagcctcttatgcagcttttatgttagataaagaggCAGATTATTGGTGGCGTATGACTAGGAGACTTTTGGAGGATCAGGGGCCCATAACATGGAGACAATTTAGGGAGGCTTTCTACAAGAAGTATTTCCCTGACAGTGTTAAACGGCAGAAGGTGGGAGAGTTTATTCGTTTGGAACAGGGGGATATGACTGTGGCTCAGTATGAGGCCAAATTTACAGAGTTATCACGTTTTTCCCCACAGTTGATTGCTACATAG